From Rutidosis leptorrhynchoides isolate AG116_Rl617_1_P2 chromosome 3, CSIRO_AGI_Rlap_v1, whole genome shotgun sequence, a single genomic window includes:
- the LOC139901041 gene encoding uncharacterized protein, translating to MVASVTEEQPNWMNPILHYIRSDILPDDNREARLFMSVAHPQANGLCEVTNCDIISGIKKRLCEKRTGWVDELPNMLWAHHTTFKKSTGETPFSLVYGSEVVVLAEILVPTHRRVNFEEEANDAVLSENLNFIEERRLMAAIIEANNK from the exons atggtCGCATCTGTTACAGAAGAACAGCCAAACTGGATGAACCCAATTCTACATTATATCCGCAGTGATATTCTGCCAGATGATAATCGTGAAGCTCGTTTA TTTATGTCAGTGGCGCATCCACAAGCTAATGGTTTATGCGAAGTAACCAACTGCGATATAAtaagcggtattaaaaagaggttgTGCGAAAAGCGAACTggctgggtagatgaattacccaatatGTTATGGGCACATCATACAACATTTAAGAAaagcacgggggaaacaccttttagCTTGGTATATGGTTCTGAGGTAGTAGTTCTcgcagaaattctggtaccaacgcatAGAAGAGTTAACTTTGAAGAAGAAGCGAATGATGCTGTGTTGAGCGAAAACCTGAATTTCATTGAGGAGCGGAGGTTAATGGCTGCTATCATAGAAGCGAATAATAAGtag